A region from the Desulfomarina profundi genome encodes:
- a CDS encoding helix-turn-helix domain-containing protein, with protein MTNTHEEIRVMRIELSELKQLLLDLREKIHQQYLQEDEILTVNEAAALLKVSKSTLFRYVANRSIPYSRPSGKAKGDLRFSKRALLETIPPKKHKRRGRKTREITVL; from the coding sequence ATGACGAATACACATGAAGAAATACGCGTTATGCGGATAGAACTGAGTGAACTCAAACAACTTCTCCTTGATCTCAGAGAAAAGATTCATCAGCAATACCTGCAAGAAGATGAAATTCTCACCGTAAATGAAGCAGCGGCCCTGTTAAAGGTGTCAAAATCGACTTTGTTTCGATATGTGGCCAATCGATCAATTCCATATTCGAGACCATCGGGGAAAGCGAAAGGTGATCTGCGCTTTTCAAAGCGTGCTCTGTTGGAAACGATTCCACCGAAAAAGCATAAACGGCGGGGTAGAAAGACTCGGGAGATAACGGTGTTATGA
- a CDS encoding helix-turn-helix domain-containing protein: MASVKLNVIKSMTSRNDFAARLQQLIDLKKIDQRKFSKETGISETQISKWLNRVVKSPRRSTIVKIAYFFECNIDWLQTGKGYPYPQNEIKTAEKTLDFGTYKRASDIGKENEKARLLFFKQQCLGFFDELFEFVAEYYGPDKEGVDLFMDDLHKGFANYRDYIREKKAARKNLQTDEQDNLIANQK; the protein is encoded by the coding sequence GTGGCAAGTGTTAAATTAAACGTGATTAAATCAATGACAAGTAGAAATGATTTTGCCGCCAGATTACAACAACTTATTGACTTAAAAAAAATTGATCAGAGGAAATTTTCTAAAGAAACAGGAATTTCGGAAACCCAAATAAGCAAATGGCTGAACCGTGTAGTTAAGTCGCCAAGACGATCAACAATTGTTAAAATTGCTTATTTTTTTGAATGCAATATTGATTGGTTACAAACAGGAAAGGGCTATCCGTATCCACAAAATGAAATTAAAACAGCAGAGAAAACACTAGACTTCGGCACATATAAAAGGGCCAGTGATATAGGGAAGGAAAACGAAAAGGCCAGGTTATTGTTCTTCAAACAACAGTGCCTCGGTTTTTTTGACGAATTATTTGAATTTGTAGCTGAATATTATGGCCCTGATAAAGAAGGGGTTGATCTGTTTATGGATGATCTGCACAAAGGCTTTGCCAATTATCGCGACTATATCAGGGAAAAAAAAGCAGCCAGGAAAAATTTACAAACTGATGAGCAGGATAATTTAATTGCAAATCAGAAATAA
- a CDS encoding IS1/IS1595 family N-terminal zinc-binding domain-containing protein gives MIDRNEKKTTACPRCGSQELWRHGKNGAGNRQWLCRTCGRVFVLKPFGITDEVKTITDRLIGEGIPVPVITRVMGGYVSRRWIYNRKRLING, from the coding sequence TTGATTGATAGAAATGAAAAAAAGACCACTGCCTGTCCGCGTTGCGGGAGTCAGGAGTTGTGGCGTCACGGGAAAAACGGTGCGGGAAACCGACAGTGGCTTTGCCGCACCTGTGGACGGGTATTTGTCCTGAAGCCGTTTGGTATTACAGACGAAGTGAAAACAATTACCGACAGGCTGATAGGGGAGGGAATCCCTGTGCCTGTTATCACAAGGGTTATGGGAGGCTATGTTTCCCGCCGGTGGATCTATAACAGGAAGAGATTGATCAATGGTTGA
- a CDS encoding C40 family peptidase → MKILHKIGRSLAKYLSRSKDDNVQVATTTPEKLAQSLRKGDVLLVDGSSTFSTAIKYLTQSSWSHAALFVGEDSLPADNTTGRLKVLVEADIIDGVRGVELSMYAPFHTRICRPVGLSQDEIEKVVTFATSRLGNQYDLRNIVDLVRYLLPTPPVPSRFRRRLLSLGSGDPTRAICSSLIARAFQSIKYPILPKTVLEEVNTASGLKCQRELLHIRHHSLFTPRDFDVSPYFRIIKPTLECGFNPHALHWSSK, encoded by the coding sequence ATGAAAATTCTGCATAAAATCGGTAGAAGTCTGGCGAAATATCTCTCCAGATCAAAGGATGACAATGTTCAGGTGGCAACAACCACCCCGGAAAAACTTGCCCAAAGTCTCAGAAAAGGTGACGTACTGCTGGTTGACGGGAGCAGCACTTTCAGTACAGCCATCAAGTATCTGACCCAGTCCAGCTGGTCACATGCTGCTCTTTTTGTTGGCGAGGACTCGCTTCCTGCTGACAATACCACCGGAAGACTTAAAGTGCTTGTTGAAGCGGATATAATTGATGGAGTCAGAGGTGTGGAACTCTCAATGTACGCTCCTTTTCATACCCGTATCTGCCGTCCGGTAGGATTAAGCCAGGACGAAATAGAAAAAGTCGTCACCTTTGCAACCAGTCGTCTCGGCAATCAATATGATTTGAGAAACATCGTGGATCTTGTGCGTTATCTCCTCCCTACACCGCCAGTTCCTTCCCGTTTCCGAAGGCGGTTGCTCTCCCTCGGCAGCGGAGACCCCACAAGAGCAATTTGTTCTTCCCTTATAGCCAGAGCTTTCCAGTCTATCAAATACCCGATTCTTCCTAAAACAGTACTGGAAGAGGTAAACACAGCATCCGGCCTGAAATGTCAGCGTGAACTCCTGCATATCCGACATCACAGTCTCTTTACTCCCAGGGATTTTGACGTTTCTCCTTATTTCAGAATAATCAAACCCACCCTGGAGTGCGGTTTTAACCCACATGCACTTCATTGGAGCAGCAAGTAG